From Rhodopseudomonas palustris:
CGGCAAAGCGCCTGTCGTGGGAGCTGCGGGCCGCGACCTAGCGGCGCCGGAACTGACCACGCGGCGGGCCGCCGCGCGGCGCGCCGGTGCCGCCCGGACGCTCGTCCTTGTGGCGGAAGATCAGCCGGCCCTTCTCCAGATCGTAGGGCGACATCTCGATCGTGACCCGGTCGCCGGCCAGCGTCTTGATGCGGTTCTTCTTCATTTTGCCTGCGGTGTAGGCAACGATCTCGTGTCCGGCGTCCAGTTGGACACGATACCGCGCGTCGGGAAGGATTTC
This genomic window contains:
- the infA gene encoding translation initiation factor IF-1 — protein: MAKEELIQFEGLVTEILPDARYRVQLDAGHEIVAYTAGKMKKNRIKTLAGDRVTIEMSPYDLEKGRLIFRHKDERPGGTGAPRGGPPRGQFRRR